In the Vicinamibacteria bacterium genome, CAGATACTCCTGCCAGTTCCACCACCTCCGGACGAAGTCACGGTTGTAGAGCCGGTTCTCCACCAGATAGCGCGCGATCGCGAGGAAGATGGCGGCTTCGCTCCCCGGATAGGGCGCGAGCCAATGGTCCGCGTGAGTCGCGGTATTCGACAACCGCACGTCGAGCACGATGAGCTTCGCGCCGTCTTTCTTGCCCTCGATGATGCGCTGGGCATGGGGATTGAAGTAATGACCCGACTCCAGATGGGCGCTCACCAGGAGAATGACTCGGGCGTTCGCGTGATCGGGGCTCGGGCGATCGTAGCCCATCCAGTAGTGGTAACCCGCCCGGGCACCCGATGAGCAAATGTTCGTGTGCGAGTTGTGACCGTCGAGCCCCCAGGCAGCCATCACGCGTTCGGTGTAGCCGTCTTCGCCGGGTCGGCCGACGTGGTAGAGGACTTCGTTACGCCGTTCCTCCTGGATCGCCTTGCGGACGCGGCTCGCGATGTCGTCGAGCGCCTCGTCCCAGGAAACTCGGTGCCACTGGTTCGCTCCGCGTTTTCCGCTTCTCTTCAGCGGATCAAGGATGCGGTCCGGATCGTTGATCTGATTGACGGTGGCGGGCCCCTTGGCACAATTGCGTCCGCGGGAAGCGGGGTGCTCCGGATTTCCCTCCAG is a window encoding:
- a CDS encoding molybdopterin-dependent oxidoreductase, which translates into the protein MKERPQATRVKADRRETEARGETFYSGPSRIGLASFPPKERWDDWVELDTRAWPRRVERRYMLVPTTCFNCESACGLLAYVDRDTGEIRKLEGNPEHPASRGRNCAKGPATVNQINDPDRILDPLKRSGKRGANQWHRVSWDEALDDIASRVRKAIQEERRNEVLYHVGRPGEDGYTERVMAAWGLDGHNSHTNICSSGARAGYHYWMGYDRPSPDHANARVILLVSAHLESGHYFNPHAQRIIEGKKDGAKLIVLDVRLSNTATHADHWLAPYPGSEAAIFLAIARYLVENRLYNRDFVRRWWNWQEYL